A genomic segment from Garra rufa chromosome 5, GarRuf1.0, whole genome shotgun sequence encodes:
- the LOC141335394 gene encoding protein CutA homolog isoform X1: MSSTVPRSGFVVFCMILVLTCALYPVLKTLCVYIHSTVTGSYVAGYHSVLLINCPTEQTARDIGRSIMEKRLAACVNIFPRTSTMYYWKGEIRDTSEILLLLRTRTSLVQRVVAYIKAVHPYDIPEIISFPIDDGSQHYLQWMEDAVTDI, translated from the exons ATGTCTTCAACTGTCCCTCGATCGGGATTTGTGGTCTTTTGCATG ATTTTAGTCCTGACTTGTGCCTTGTACCCTGTGCTGAAGACACTGTGTGTTTACATACACTCCACTGTCACAGGAAGCTACGTGGCCGGATATCACTCTGTGCTGCTTATCAACTGCCCTACAGAACAAACTGCTAGAGACATTGGCAG GAGCATCATGGAGAAAAGGCTGGCAGCATGTGTGAATATATTTCCTCGCACTTCCACTAT GTATTACTGGAAAGGTGAGATACGGGACACCTCAGAAATACTGCTG CTTTTGAGGACAAGAACATCTCTGGTGCAGAGAGTTGTGGCTTATATAAA AGCTGTGCATCCATATGACATCCCAGAAATCATCAGTTTTCCTATTGATGATGGAAGCCAGCATTACTTGCAGTGGATGGAAGATGCAGTCACTGATATTTGA
- the LOC141335394 gene encoding protein CutA homolog isoform X2: MEKRLAACVNIFPRTSTMYYWKGEIRDTSEILLLLRTRTSLVQRVVAYIKAVHPYDIPEIISFPIDDGSQHYLQWMEDAVTDI; the protein is encoded by the exons ATGGAGAAAAGGCTGGCAGCATGTGTGAATATATTTCCTCGCACTTCCACTAT GTATTACTGGAAAGGTGAGATACGGGACACCTCAGAAATACTGCTG CTTTTGAGGACAAGAACATCTCTGGTGCAGAGAGTTGTGGCTTATATAAA AGCTGTGCATCCATATGACATCCCAGAAATCATCAGTTTTCCTATTGATGATGGAAGCCAGCATTACTTGCAGTGGATGGAAGATGCAGTCACTGATATTTGA